In Natronococcus sp. AD-5, the genomic window GACCGAAGACGTCGACGACGCGGCCGACGGTCTCGAGCGAGTCGTCGAGCACCATCGTCCCGATCTCGTCCCGGTGCGTCTCGGCGTCTCCGCCCGCGTCCGTCCGTAAGATCGCCAACCCCTGGGCG contains:
- a CDS encoding H/ACA ribonucleoprotein complex subunit GAR1, encoding MRRVGQVVRTAQGLAILRTDAGGDAETHRDEIGTMVLDDSLETVGRVVDVFGPVDRPYLAVTPDDDVHLPSLVSSTLYTR